A stretch of DNA from Bacillus sp. NP157:
CTCTCCAGCCTGTGAGACGGCACCGGGGGTCAGGGGTCTTCGTCGTCGATGACCCGGACGTTGGTCGCGTAGCTGGGGCCGTCGACCCCGGGGTGGACGTCGAACGTCACGCGCTGCCCCGGCTTGAGCGTCGGGGCGTTCGTCGGAACGCGCGGTGACCGTGACCGGTCGGCGGGCACCGCGGTGAACCGGCGCATCG
This window harbors:
- a CDS encoding cold shock domain-containing protein — translated: MDSDQGDNKDKRPVFAPMRRFTAVPADRSRSPRVPTNAPTLKPGQRVTFDVHPGVDGPSYATNVRVIDDEDP